TTCTTGGGTATTCAGGCCATCCATAACTCAGCAGGTATCTTACTTTCTCAAGAGCAGTACATTACAAATTTACTTATCATGACCAAAATGAATGCCGCCAAACCTACATCAACTCCAATATTGCCTTCTAAATCTGATGGTGATACTACACTTTTTGAGGATCCAGTtctttatagaagtacagtaGGTGCATTGCAATATGCCACAGTCACTAGGCCTGACATTGCATTTGCAGTAAATAAAGCATGTCAGCATATGCAGAATCCTACTAATGAACACTGGTCAGCTGTCAAGAGAATTTTAAGGTATTTAGATGGGACTGTTTCATTTGGTCTGCAATTTAAAAGAGCTTCAGCATTACAATTACAGGGTtactctgatgctgactgggctggAGATATGTCTGATAGAAGATCTACTGGTGGTATGGCGCTTTTTCTTGGTCCTAATTTGATTTCTTGGTGCTCTAGGAAGCAGAAAACTGTATCTAGATCCAGCACAGAGGTTGAGTATCGTGCTTTAGCTGATGCTACATCTGAGATTGTGTGGATTCAATCACTTCTTACTGAGTTGCACTTCTCCCTGCCAAGAGTACCTGTCTTGTGGTGTGACAACATGGGTGCTACATACTTAACTACAAATCCTATCTTTCACAATAGAATGAAACACATTGAAATTGCATTTCATTATGTGCGTGAGCTTGTTACTGCCAAGGCCTTGGATGTTCGATTTCTCTCTACACAGGATCAAATAGCGGATATCTTCACAAAGGAAATGTCGACTACTCGTTTCTCTGTATTGCGGCTCAAGCTCAGTGTCCTTGGTTTCTCCAGACCCTAATCTTGCGGGGGGTGTTGGAGTATTAGTTTCTATTTGTGATTTGAGTGTGTGAAATGTGTGTGTGAGCGCCTGTGTGACTTGAGCGTGTGAGGCAACTGTCAGGTGGCAGTTGTGCGTACGTTATGTACCGGCCAATCCTATAACAACTGAAAAGCTCTTTAAATATCTCAATTGTTCTCCGAGATTGTaatgaagaaaatcaaaattctGTAAACCTAATGAAGATTGTCTAGCGACTTTTAGCTTCTCAATACTCAAAAAATGTTATTATAACAAAAAACATGTTTCATGAGCCATAGAGCTGCAACCCTAACTTAAAATATCTAGCATGACAATAATAACTCTGAATTTGCATCCTAAAACAAAACTTACCATTGTGATTTGAAATCTGCACCGTGGTCCATAATTTACCCGGTCACTAGAATAGAGAACAAATTGTACCTTGTTGGCAAAAAAGAAAAATGCTTTGTAACCTATATAGTTTTGTCCCGGGACCCAAATTTGTGGCGAGAACAAAAATTTCCCAATGCCTCAAATATGCCTTGTAACTCCGTTCGCCGGTGTTAACCCAAACACTGCCTGACTGCCCTGTGATCCAAAATCTCTGTTTTTAATTAAAccggttttagaattttttgatcGATACAAATTAATTGGATCGGTTTCAAAGTACTGTATTTGAATAAGATTGGATCGGTGGGTTTGAAACGTTTCATGGGCCAATTCGCCAGATTTGTGTATGTTTTAGCGCCAAATAGTTAACGAGGGTCCAATGCTATAGAGTTGGGAAAATGGCAACagcaagagaaagagagagagatcgAGAGCTTCTGATTCCAGTTTCAGGAGTAGCATTACAAGGTGATGATGACGGTAGTGGTGGATCAAAATCATCATCTCCTGTTTCTTTATCTCACCATCATTCAGGAAGAGAGGTTTTCCATTcttcccttttcttttctttttttttcaaattacGTCTAGGGTTTCTAACCATTAGATAAAATTGTTGTCAACTGTGTAATGGGTAAAATTGTTCATAGTAGTATATGTTAATATTATAAAACTACTTTGAAGTTTTATCAATCTAGTTGATTAGGGAAGATGATTCTAAGTGGAAACTGTTGTTCTTGTTTAGacattttttttgtgaaataatcGTAGCTGCACAACAGAAAAGATCATGGCAGAATAGTAGATTCTTTGATGTTAACTAATTGATGCTCTGTTCGAATTTAATGCGCTGTTCTTTTAGCTTGggaattttgaattttaataaAATCATCACGCAGAAtaaccatttgagaaaattctTTTTAAAGCTAGGTAATCTTATCACGTCATCCTATTACTGTTCTTGACAATTTTGGGTGTTGTTTTCGTTGTATTTTGCTCAAATTGGATTTTAGGTTGTGTGTCGTGGTAAAGATGCCTCTAGTAGAGTGTTAAGCTGTTAGGTGTTGATATCTAAGAACCGAGCTCAAAAACTTAACTTGTGCAGCCTGTAATGTTTGATATAGTATCTCTAGGGTAACGAGGTCGGAACAAAATTACAAAACTACAAAATGACTTGGTTGATCTCACTTTCGTGCCAGTAGAAATTGTTCTTATATCTCTTAGGTCGGAACAAAATACAAAATgacaaaacaacaaaaaagacTGTCAATCTTTTATTGCTTTCACTTTCTACCCAGGAGAAATCTGTTTCAACACCGCTACCGTGTTTCAGTTTCTCTTATTTAAGCTTCTACTTCCTCTGCTCCTTTTTGTGCCAGAAACAGGTTTTAGACTGAGAAAGATATAGATCTTCCACCATGGTAATGTTTCGGCAGACTTCAACCTTCTTCTTGCTCCTCGCTATCCTCTttcacattgaactttttaaACTAGATGGAGTTGTGGCATATGACGCTGGTCTTTCAAAGAATATCCAGGTAAAGACTTGTACTATTTTTTTGTACTTTCAATAGGTGGTATAAGGTTGCAGCATACTagtataataaattaacaatgttCTTATTTAGTTTTAGCTGTTGTACTCTATCTGTTAAGTTATGTCGTTAAAAGGTGCATGCATAGTCTTGAATGTAGAATGATCTTCATTGGGTCACCAGCTATATTGAATAGGCTTGTTGTTCTAACTTCTGAGTTAAACTATTTCACAACTTTATCAGATTATTTGGATCATCCAACTGATGTAATCAGGTAAAGCATATTTGGGATCTGAAAACCAGAAGTAGAAATCAGTAGATGGTTATTGCGGATTTAATGTCTGCAGTAGCAGGCTTCAACCCTCAACCCTCTTTGCAAAGATGATGGCTCGTTCGTCAATgtttaaaatagaaattatagataATGGTCATTATTCATAAGGTTCAGTCATTTACCATTCTATTGTTTCTCATGTTCTCTTTAACCATGATATTTGAATAACATGGATTTTTTTGCTCTTAGACACAAACCCCAAGAACACCCAGGACTCTAGCAACTCCTGGAACTCCAAGAACACCCATTACTACACCAGCAACTCAAACTCGACGAACACCTAGGACTCCAACAACTCCTTCGACTCCCAAAACTCCAAGAACCCCCAGGACTCCATCAGATCCTagaattcccacacctccaacaaCACCCACGACTCCGACACCtccaacaacaccaacacctcCAACACCTCCCACTACTACGCCAACAACTCAAACTCGACGGACACCTAGGACTCCAACAACTCCTTCGACTCCCAAAACTCCAAGAACCCCCAGGACTCCGTCAGATCCTagaattcccacacctccaacaaCACCCACGACTCCGACACCtccaacaacaccaacacctcCCACTACTACGCCAACAACTCAAACTCGACGGACACCTAGGACTCCAACANNNNNNNNNNNNNNNNNNNNNNNNNNNNNNNNNNNNNNNNNNNNNNNNNNNNNNNNNNNNNNNNNNNNNNNNNNNNNNNNNNNNNNNNNNNNNNNNNNNNNNNNNNNNNNNNNNNNNNNNNNNNNNNNNNNNNNNNNNNNNNNNNNNNNNNNNNNNNNNNNNNNNNNNNNNNNNNNNNNNNNNNNNCACACCTCCAACAACACCCACGACTCCAACACCtccaacaacaccaacacctcCCACTACTCAAACTCGACGAACACCTAGGACTCCAACAACTCCTTCAACTCCCAAAACTCCAAGAACCCCCAGGACTCCATCAGATCCTagaattcccacacctccaacaaCACCCACGACTCCAACACCtccaacaacaccaacacctcCCACCACTACACCAGCAATTCAAGCAGCAAAGGCAAAAGGAACTGTGATTATTCACAGACAACAACATTAACTTCCACGAATCCCAGTAAGTCCACTTCACTCTTATACCTAATCATCAAAAGTAGTATATCATCAATATCACTGTCTGGCTTCAATTAATGGAAGCAAACCTATGTGTAAAAGAGCCTAAACATATTGAGTTTTCATTATTAAGTATTTTAGTGTTGACAATTCATATAAACTCGAATTTCCTCATCTGCCGTGTTTCTAAGAGCAACCACTATGGGAGGCACTTCTCACTCTGGCATGTCCTTCGCGGATACTGAGTAAACGCAAATTTGGGTCCATTATGTATTTTCAATTTGAGGGGTTGGCATCGGCCAAAACTCTAGTCGCACACTCGGACCAAAATAGGGATGCCCCCCATAGTAGAGTAGTTGCTTTTTAAgccaaaaaaaacttttcctggTATGCAGGGTTTCAGGAGAAAGTTTGGGCAGTGGTGCTTGCTCTAATACATGTACTATTTTTTTGGGTTTTCTCCTTGTACAGGTTATAAAAGTTGTGATTATCCTGGTGGAAGTActtaaagaagaagaggaaaaagaagatggataaagaataACTGTTTAAAAATCTCTTTACTATTGTGATAAGTTAATAATTATAAGGCAAGTACTTGAGTGAAAAAGTAGGGTAAGAAGAGTCCAATAAGAAATTGTATTGTGTTGTAATAATTCAGTGAAGGTCACTGC
This is a stretch of genomic DNA from Papaver somniferum cultivar HN1 chromosome 1, ASM357369v1, whole genome shotgun sequence. It encodes these proteins:
- the LOC113331043 gene encoding integumentary mucin A.1-like encodes the protein MVMFRQTSTFFLLLAILFHIELFKLDGVVAYDAGLSKNIQTQTPRTPRTLATPGTPRTPITTPATQTRRTPRTPTTPSTPKTPRTPRTPSDPRIPTPPTTPTTPTPPTTPTPPTPPTTTPTTQTRRTPRTPTTPSTPKTPRTPRTPSDPRIPTPPTTPTTPTPPTTPTPPTTTPTTQTRRTPRTPTTPSTPKTPRTPRTPSDPRIPTPPTTPTTPTPPTTPTPPTTTPAIQAAKAKGTVIIHRQQH